GAATATCTAAATGGTGATAGAAAAAAATTTGATTTACAATTACATCCATCAGGAAGTGAGTTTAGTAAACAAGTATGGAGTGAACTTTGTAAAATTCCATATGGAGAAACAAGAACTTATCTAGAATTAGCGAATATAATTAATAGACCTAAATCATATAGAGCAGTGGGGTTAGCCAATAGCAAAAATCCTATTTCTATTTTTATACCTTGCCATAGGCTTATTGGTTCTAATGGAAGTTTAAGAGGCTATTTGGGTGGAATAAAAACAAAGGATTATTTACTAAAACTTGAAAGTAAAAATAAATAATAGAATTATATAGTAAGTGCATATTGAAAAGATAATACTTATAATAAAAATTAACCTTATTTTCACTAATAATTAAGTCCTAATAAATAGTGAAGACTTAAACTCTCAATAATAAAAATGGTGTAAAGCTAAATAAATTTTACTAAACAAATATAAAGTAAATAACATAAATTTATTTGTTGGAAAGGAAAAGCATCAGAGAACAATAGCTAACTTGCTATCATTTACTGATGCTTTTTGTCCAATTCAATGTAATTGTATAAGTATTTATTTGTGCAAATCAAAGCCTTTAAGTAGACGATCTACATGATTTTTTTTTCCACGGATACCAATACCAACAAGATTCAGCTCATCTGTTTTAAATTGCGAAATCATTGCTCTGTTATCTTCATCATTATAGGTTTTAAATAGCTCTTCTGTAAAAATAGACATAACTACGTCTTTTGTCAGTGCCTTTTTCAGCAATTCTTTCATCTGTTCACTTGAAGCTGTATGTATCATAATTGGTTGCTGTGACATTGGTAAATAATGAACATCATCCTTATCTACATAAGGCTGTCCAATAATATTCTGTGTTCCAGCAATTCCACTCATTAAAAATGCAGTAATATTTAATTCTTGCCACGTTTCGAGGTCATTTCTCAAAACAATTTTTATTTTAGTGTCAAATTCCATTTTTATCATTCTCCTTGAATTTCAAATTTATGAATACAAAGCGTATTCTATGCAAATCTTGTATTCTTTTGTTATATATGGTATTATATCACAATGTATAAATTTAGGAAAATTGAATAACTCGATACACTGATTCAATATTATTGAAGTGAAAGGAATCATAATAATATGGAACTAAAAAGTCTTTATACAGTCAAAGCAATAGTTGAAACAGGAAGCTACCAAAAAGCTGCAAAGGTACTTAACTATGCTCAGTCGACCATTACATTTCAAATTAAACAGCTTGAAAATGAATTATCTGTAAAGTTATTTGAAAAAAATAGGAATAAGATGGAGTTGACACAAGAAGGTAAAGAGGTACTTCCAATGATAAATAAGGTAATTGATGCAACAGAGGAATTGCTATGTTTTAAAAATAATGAAAATGAAATAAGAGGAACACTTAAAGTGGCATTACCAGAAACATTAGTAACTTATAAAATGCAGCCAATATTTAGGGAATTTAAAGAAAAAGCTCCTAATGTAAAATTGTCACTGCAGGTTATGAATTGTTATGCAATTTATGAGCAAATGCTAAATGGAGATATTGATATTGCTATTCATTATAATATCGGTAAATATCCTAAAAGTGTCATTACTAAGAATATAGATACATATCCTCTTGTCTTGGTTTCATCAACAGTTTTAGATGAATGTCAAAGAGATTTTATTTCTTCAAATCAAAAAAAATCTGTATGCCATATACAAAATGACCCTAATGCACTATACATGAAAATATTCAATCAATATTTGAAAAAGAAAGACATAACATTGGAAACAGAACTAGAACTATGGAGTATTGAATCTATTAAACTTAGTGTGATGAGCAATTTGGGAGTTGCGTTTTTACCACGTTTCACAGTGGAAACAGAACTAGAACAAGGTGTTTTAAATGAAATTAATACAGACATCATTAATAATGAGATTACTGCTGTTTATGCTTACAATAAGAATAAATGGCAAAGTCCTGCTATGAGCCTGTTTCTTCAAATTATTGATGATTTTTATGAAATCAAATAAAAGAGAAATACTGTTTTGGAGAGAAGTTTAAAGCGTAGGAAGATAAATCTATTCCACACTTAGAAAGTGGATTTTGATTATGTTCATAAATAGCGAAAGAATACTGAAAAATGATAGCTAGTAACTATCATTATCAGTATTTTTTTATAATTTATAAAGTAGTAAAAAGTAGATTAAATAAACATAAAAATTTATATATTTATACAAAATTTTATAATAATAATTATCTTGAAAAATATATAAAAACATAAAAATTATACAAAATTCTACAATAATAGATTTTTTTGTTATAATTACGAGTTTTTTATTGCATCTGTAGAATAAAAGTATTATTATATAGTTAAGATAATTATCCAAGAAAATTTTGGATAATAGAAAAATATTTTATTAAATGAAAAATTATAATTACATAATTTTTATTAAAAATTTGTTGGGAATCTCTGAACAAAATTAAGAACATAGGTTCGCTGGGGGATGGTGCATGTGGAAAAATCAAATACTACTATTATAAGAAAGGAAAAAATTAAAGATATAGGAATTAAATTAGATTTTTTATTGAGTGTAGATATTGATTTTTATGAACTGTTATTAGAAATCTTGGAAAAAGTAAAAGAAGAGAATTAGTTCTCTTCTTTTAAAAATCTCTTTATATAAGCATTATCAATCATTTTTTCTATAGCTTCTCTATCTTCTTCTTCAAGTGAATATATCTTTTCTAAAAGCTGTTTTGTTTTTTCACTAATTGATAAACTTTCTATTATTAATTTGTCTTCTCTATTTATTTTTGTATTTTCATTTATACCTAATAAATAATCTGTAGATGTCTTCAGTTCTTTTGCTAATCTTACTATTATTTCACTTTTAGGTTCTCGCAGATTATTTTCATAACGTGATAAACTAGCTTCAGTTATACCAACTTTAGTAGCAAGTTCCTTTTGATTTATATCCAACTCTTTTCTTAGCTTTGCTATTCTATCTCCTAAACTTTCCATATGTACATCACTCCTTACCGAAATTATAAGTTATTTTACTAAAAAGTAAAATAAAATTACCAAAAATATATAAAAAAAAATAAAAGAGAA
This sequence is a window from Clostridioides difficile. Protein-coding genes within it:
- a CDS encoding DUF2000 domain-containing protein, with product MEFDTKIKIVLRNDLETWQELNITAFLMSGIAGTQNIIGQPYVDKDDVHYLPMSQQPIMIHTASSEQMKELLKKALTKDVVMSIFTEELFKTYNDEDNRAMISQFKTDELNLVGIGIRGKKNHVDRLLKGFDLHK
- a CDS encoding methylated-DNA--[protein]-cysteine S-methyltransferase, yielding MKNIFYYETKIGKIGISEENNYITNLFFGVQQLSCEEYTVKENEIIKEANKQLSEYLNGDRKKFDLQLHPSGSEFSKQVWSELCKIPYGETRTYLELANIINRPKSYRAVGLANSKNPISIFIPCHRLIGSNGSLRGYLGGIKTKDYLLKLESKNK
- a CDS encoding LysR family transcriptional regulator; protein product: MELKSLYTVKAIVETGSYQKAAKVLNYAQSTITFQIKQLENELSVKLFEKNRNKMELTQEGKEVLPMINKVIDATEELLCFKNNENEIRGTLKVALPETLVTYKMQPIFREFKEKAPNVKLSLQVMNCYAIYEQMLNGDIDIAIHYNIGKYPKSVITKNIDTYPLVLVSSTVLDECQRDFISSNQKKSVCHIQNDPNALYMKIFNQYLKKKDITLETELELWSIESIKLSVMSNLGVAFLPRFTVETELEQGVLNEINTDIINNEITAVYAYNKNKWQSPAMSLFLQIIDDFYEIK
- a CDS encoding helix-turn-helix domain-containing protein, which produces MESLGDRIAKLRKELDINQKELATKVGITEASLSRYENNLREPKSEIIVRLAKELKTSTDYLLGINENTKINREDKLIIESLSISEKTKQLLEKIYSLEEEDREAIEKMIDNAYIKRFLKEEN